The genome window GGGGCAAATCGGGGATGACGCTTTTATCCTGCCGCTTCAAAACGTGCTGCGGGCCAGGCGGGGCATCCTGTTCAGAAAATCGCGCTCCTCCCAGATCCGGGTGGCAGCCGCCTATGCGATCGCCCAGATCAATGATTCCCGGAGCGAAAAAATTCTAAAAGCCCTGAAAAAGGACAAAGACCCCCGGGTTCGGGAAGCCGCCCGGAATCTGACGGATTAGGTTTTAAAAACCATGACAACAAACCATCGCGACTATATTATCTGCCCGCATAAAAAGGGGCAGCCCCGCAAACATATCGCGGTATGCCGGAGCTGCCGCCACAAGGCCCGCTGCAAGGCCTACCAGGCCTATATCCAGCCGCCGCTGCCCATATTTGCCAACTGAGGAACCATTTTCCACGCACCTTCCTGAAAACATTAAATCTCTTGAGCCGATGAAATGACACGGTTAATTTGTTCTGTATCCAAATCGAAATCGCTATCGGGATCGGGATCGAAAAAAATATGACCCTTGGACACGAAAAACTGGACGTCTATCGCCTTTCAATAGGCTACGTTGCATGGGTTTACGAGAAGGCCGACAGCCTGAACGGAGTCCATCGGCCCGCCCGGGATCAATGGCTTCGGGCCAGATCCAAATCGAAATCGCTATCGGGATCGGGATCGGGATCGAAAAAAATATGACCCTTGGACACGGAAAACTGGACGTCTATCGCCTTTCAATAGGCTACGTTGCATGGGTTTACGAGAAGGCCGACAGCCTGAACGGAGTTCATCGGCCCGCCCGGGATCAATGGCTTCGGGCCAGCCAGTCGATACCGCTCAATATCGCCGAAGGTAATGGCAAGACCGCGGAAGCCGACCGAAGGCGTTATTTCGAAATCGTTCGTGGCTCCGCGCTTGAGTGCGCGGCGATTCAAGATGTGCTGGTTGTCGGCAAGGCGCTGGACAAGATGGAAAGCCGGAACCGCAAGGATGAACTCGACCGTATGGCCGCGATGCTCAGCCGTCTCGGCGGAAGAGGATACCAAGTTCGAGAGGATCAGGAAGTCTACAGCATCGATTTCGATCCCGATAGCGATTTCGATCCCGATTTCGATCCCGATAGCGAAGAAAACGAATCCCAACCTTAGCGTTAACAGGACCGGGGGTATGGATTTGCGATTAAAACAAATTAGCCGTGGATGAAATGACAGCACCCTTTGACACATGCATTGAACGTTTCGTAAAAAACGGGCTGGCTGCGCCCAAAGATGTCCTGATGGGGGTGGCCGATCCAAAACCCCGCTGGAGCCGTGGCACCCCTGATGTTTTACTGCTTTCGCCGCTTTTGAACGGCTCATCCATTCGGTCATTGATAAAGGCCCGGCCGTCTGAGCCCTACCTCTCTATTATTGATTACCTCGTACAAACCTCGCAAGGCACCATCTATCCCCGGGATTGTGAAACCCGGCTGTTCCTTCATGATCTGCCGGTGGCCGAAGCCACGGACCCCGCGCACCTGGCCGAACTCTTAAAATCGCGCAAGGCCGTTATTCTGCCTGGCGGTGAAATTCTGGCCGCAAGCCCTGATGAATTGACAAAGGCCTATGTCACCCTGTCCTCGGTCTGCTTTGCCTGCTTTGTCAAATTCTTCTCTGATTTGCGAACCGCCCGGAAAACCGGCAAAATTAAGCAGACGGACCGGGAGATGCTGGCAAACGTCCGCCGGCTGCTGGACCCGTTGCCGGCATTTGCAGGGGCCTTAAAAAAAGGCCCGTTTGATTCCGAAGAAACGATTCTTGCGGCCATCTGTGAAGCCGGCAGGCAGGTGGTGGATCTCCGGCTGGTGGATTCCTGTTTCGGCAACATCTCCTACCGCTCGGGCGACCAGCTATATATCAGCCAAAGCGGCACATTCCTGGATTCCCTGGAAGGCGGCCTCACGCGATGCGCTACAGACGATCCCGCCCATGCGCCGAAAAATGCATCAAGTGAGCTCCCGGCCCATCTGGGTATCATCCGGCAGACCGGATGCCGGGCCATACTGCACGGCCACCCCCGTTTTTCCGTTATTTTATCAATGGACTGCGATGTCCGGGACTGCCCATACCGGGGAAAATGCCACCGCTTCTGCCCCTATGAGCGGAAGGCCTGCGGCGATATTCCGATCGTCTCAGGCGAGGTGGGCGGCGGGGAATACGGGCTCTGCCATACGGTGCCGAGTGCCATCTGTGAGGCGCCCGGGGTTATTGTATACGGCCACGGGGTTTTTACCTGCGATGACACGGATTTTAACGGCGCGCTGGCAAAGCTCATTGACATTGAACGGCGATGCTGCTTAGAATATTTTACTTTTATGGGGATGAATATATGATATTTAAAAGCGTTGAAGATGTTCAGCAAAAACTGGAGGCGGTAGACTATATTCCGTCGCGGGAAATCGCCACGGTGGTCTATCTGGCCGTGGCCGCCGGCAAACCGATTCTTGTCGAAGGCCCGGCCGGGGCCGGTAAAACCGAACTGGCCCGGGCGCTTTCCCGGTGCCTTAACCGCGATAAAATCCGGCTGCAGTGCTATGAAGGCCTGGATGAAGCCAAGGCCCTTTATGAATGGGAATATGCCAAGCAGCTGCTCTATACCCAGATGATCAAGGAGAAAATAAACGACCTGCTCGCAGACACCGGCTCCATTGCCGAAGCCGTGGACCGGATTGCCGAGCAGGAGGACGCCTTCTTTTCAGAACGGTTTCTGCTGGCCCGCCCCCTGCTGCAGGCCATCACAGCAGAGCATCCGGTGGTGCTCCTGATTGATGAGGTGGATAAATCCGATCCGGAATTCGAGGCCTTTCTGCTGGAGCTGTTGAGCGAATTCCAGGTCTCCATCCCGGAAATCGGCATCCAAAAAGCCCGGCATATCCCGCTGGTCATACTCACCTCAAACAACTACCGGGATATGAGTGATGCCCTGAAACGCCGGTGCATCCATCTCTACATTGATTACCCCCACCGGGAGCTTGAAAAACGAATCATTACTTTAAAAATTCCCGGCATTGAAGAGCGTCTGGTGGACAAACTGGTGGATACGATCAACCGCATCCGGGATATGGATTTAAAAAAACGCCCCTGCATCTCGGAAACCCTGGACTGGGCGCAGGCCCTGATGATCCTTCAGGCAAAAGACCTCTCTCCCGAGGTTTTGTCCGACACACTGAACGTGATCTGCAAGTACCAGGCAGACACCAGCCTGGTCCGCGCCCATATGGACAGTCTTTTTCAATAGTTTTTGCCATGCTGGATCTGGTCTTAAAATTTGCTGCGGCCTGCCGGGAGGCGGATCTTCGGGTATCCACCGCGGAACTTATCGACTGCACGAGGCAGCTCGAACTGATCGATGTGCTGGATGAAAACCAGTTCAAAGCCGCCCTGCGGACCAATTTCGCCAAAAGCCGGCGGGAGCAGAAGAACTTTGACCGGCTCTATCACCTGTTTTTCCATGAAATGCGCCAGGATTTAAAAGCTGATCCCGAACACCCGGAGGATGGGCTTTTATCCAAAGATTTGACCGAACTGCTGGATCATATGACCGAACGTACGGCAGACAATCCGCTGGATCAGGCGATCATGGATTTTCTGGCCGGCGATCCCATTGCTTATTTAAAAGAAATCCAGCGGGTGGAAAACCAGACCGAAGCCCCCCGCCAGCGGCTGAAATCCAACCTGGGCCAGCTGTCAAGCCGCCTTGAAATCATGCTCCGCCTGAACAAGGCCAGGGGGCAGATCCGCGAACTGTTGAAGGAAGATCCGGATACGTCGCCATCCACCCGGCGCAGACAGGCGATTGATCATCTGAACCAGCGCTTAAACACCGCCAACCGAATGCTGACCGAGGATACCAAACCTTACAACGAAGCCCTGCAGCAGATAAAAACCCATGATATCCACTATGCGGACCTTGGCGAAAAGCCGTTCGGCTCCCTCACCGCCGCTGAAATTCAGGATATGCGCGACGGCATCGAGCAGCTCGTCCGGAGATTAAAGGATGCGGCCACCCGGCGGTATGCCTCGCGGAACAAAGGCATCCTGGATGTCAAAAAAACGCTTCGCTATGCCGGCCGGTTTCAGGGCGTGCCGATTGAGCTCAAATTCAAAAACCGGCCCCTTCGGAAGGCCAAAATCGTTACCCTATGCGATGTTTCCGGGTCGGTCTGGTCCGCGGCCCGGTTTATGCTCAATATGATCTATTCCCTGCAGGACTGCTTCAGTGACGTAAAAAGCTTCGCCTTTGTCTGCTTTCCCACCAATATTACCGATATTTTCGAAAAAAATGAGGTCAACCGGGCCATTGAAAAGGTCATGACCGACACGGACATCCCCTTTGATTCGCTCACCGATTACGGGGAAGTGTTTCACCAGTTCCACCGCGACCATCTGCACATTTTAAACAAGCGGACCACGCTGATTATTGTGGGCGACGGCCGCTCCAATTACCACAATCCCCGGGAAAAGCTGCTGGAAGAGATGCGGGCCAAATGCCGCCGCGTAATCTGGCTGAATCCCGAACCCGAGGAGTTCTGGGGCACCGGCGACAGCGAAATGCAGACCTACAAGGCTTACTGCCATGAGGTCCGCGCCTGCCGGAACCTTAATCAGCTGATCGATTTTATCGAGGATTTAGTTTTATAATATTTTTGAAAAACTAACAGCCGCAAAGTCAGGATGGCAAAGAAAAAAGTTCAAGATCAAGGCGCGCAAATCCCGAGGAATGCAGCGTACATAGGAGTACGTGAAATTCCGAGGGATGCAGCGCAACGCAGATATTGGACTTTTTGCGAAGCCATCAAAAGCTGATGATTTCATATCCGTCCGCCCGGTAACCAGCCATTCCCGGATGGCCGGACATGTCATCCAGCAGAAAAAGCCCCTGGGCTTCGGCGTCCTTCAAGGTGCCCATTTTGTTTGAGCAGGCCCGGCACGCGCCGGCCACCAGCCCGCCGTCATTTACCTTCTGCCACAGCTGATGCATCGGGTGCTCCGATTTGGCAAGCTCCGGAATCAGCTGGGTGGCCGAGCCTTCAATAATGATTTTCGCCTCATTTCCCTTTTCCTTCATATCCAGGGCGTTTAACAGCACATGGATGAAGCACATGGGATCGCCGTTGAATACAAAAAGCGCAAATTTTGTCATTTTTAACTCCTGTTGGTTCAGGTATTGGGTATTCTTTATAACGTCTTAATCTTAATCCAAAAAACCGTCACAGCTTCCGGGCAAGCCCAATATCTGCGTATGGCTGAATTCCTCTGTAATTGCGCGTTATGATCTTAAACTTTTTTCTTATCCATCATCGATTCGACTTCTTAAGAGACCGTCATTTCTGCTTCTTTTCGGAATATCCGGACGGAATTTCGAGATGCCCCGCCGGTGCTTCGGCCTCCTTATAATCCAGGAGTTCAGTGGTGGTGGTTCGCTCTTTTCCCATGATCTGCTGGGTGGATAGGGTTTTAACCTGAACGCCCTTGATTTTCTTCATCTCCGCCTGAATCTTTTTAAGCCCCTTCTGCATGCCCGGCATGGCCGCCATCAGGGCGGTATTTAATCGATCATAGAGTTCCTGATCCACGTTTAAATCTTTTGTGGCCCATATCTCATTAACACTCTTACCCATCATTGTATCCATCGTCACCCGATACTTTTTGCAGTCCCACCCCCGAATGGTTTGGCTCTCCCCGGTGGCAGTCACCGATACATCCATCTTCATCATATTTTTCATCATCCCCTGCATCGCAGCTTTCTCTTCCGGGCTTTGGCCCTTTACAGACTGTTCCATCATCTTATCCATGCCCATGGGCCTTACCTGATATGTATTATCCGTGTGATCCAATAGGATAATCTTTTCTTCATCAAGGAGCATAATGGTTGATTCCGCCGCCGTATCAGTCCGGATACCCTCTGACGTGATCCAAATCTCCGAGACCACATCCGTTGCCGGCTGTTTCTGGCCCATTATGGTGACCGCATCCGTATGCTGCTCCTGTTTCAGATAAACGTCCGCATAACTCGCCTGGGCACCTCCCAGGGCGATAATTAAAAAAAATATAACTGTTTTGACCAATCGATACATGGGCTGCCTCCTTTTCTTTTCAATCATTTTTATGTATAAATTTCTCCGTTAATCGGGAATAAAGCATTTGGACCGCTGCCTCCGCATCCGGGGCGATATGAATGGGCTGTATTTTTCGGTAATCCAGGCAGCCGTCCACCAGCATATTGCCGACAGCCTCCGTGGTATGCCCGGCCGCCGGCACCATAATCACAGGCTTTTTGGATATATAGGCCATGGAAATTTCGACGAGCGTTCCCGCCCCGCCGGCAATGGCGATAATGCCGTCCACGGAATGAATCAGCGGCGCCATCTTGCCGAGTTCGCCAAGACCCGTCATGATATGGATGTCAATATATGCCCCAAGATGGACATATGCCGCTTTGCTCTCCGAAGGAATCAAGCCGACGGTCAACCCGCCGGCCTGCTTGGCGCCCTTCATCGCCGCCTCCATCACACCGGTCGAACCGCCGGTAAACAGCACATCCCCACGGCCGGCAATGAGCTCTCCGGCCCTTTGTGCAATCTGATAGATTTCCGGCGCCAGTCCATCTTCCCAGCTGCCGACCACACCAATCTGCATATCTGTTTTTCCTCCGGAGATATAAAAACCGTCTATTTCCATGGATAATCATGATATACATAAACAGCCAGCAAAATCCTAAATTGAGCGTTCCAAATTTTTAAAAAGGAATTTTTTATATATTTTTAATATGTTGAATTATTTTTTGGATTAAAAATTTGAAACCCTCCGGGATTTTCAATTTTACCGCATCTACTGCGTCAAATGATGTCTCGCATAGGCCACTATAGCTCGACATCATTTTCCTTGTATCTGCGGCAAACTTGAAAAATCGCTCAATTTAGGAAATTAAAAAAAAACTTAAAAACCCTTTCCAATGGGCCTCTATGACCAAATTGACAAATATTGAAAATCATTACAGCCGCTTCGGCCGAAACATGGTGGCCGGCCTGCCGGCACTGACGCATAAGAGGCCGGGGTTCTCGGGTATCTGGCAAAAAATGGCGGCAAATCAGATGTTCGGCCTGTGCCTGCCAAAGGCCTTCGGCGGACAGGGCGGAAATTTAAAGGACCTGGCCGGCGCGGCAAGCGCCCTTGTTTCGGCCGGCGGTGACATAGGCATTGCCATGAGCTGGCTGATCCATGAAATCATCAGCTGCCGGCTTATCCATGCATTCGGCGACGGCCGCCAAAAAAAGGAAATGCTGCCGGATCTGGCAGCCGGAAAAATGACGGTAAGTCTCGCGGTGTCTGAACCGGACATCGGGGCCCATCCTAAATACCTGCAAACCGAGGCTTCTTGTGAAAGCGGAATATGGACGCTAACCGGTCAAAAAACCTATATCACAAACGGGCCCATATCAGAGCGCTTCATTGTCATGGCCAAAACCGGCGTGACGGACGGTAAAAACCGGTATACCGCCTTTCTGGTGCACAAGGACACCCCGGGGCTTCATATCCATGATCCGATGGACCTGCCGTTTCTTAAATCCTGCCCGCACGGCGGCATTTCCCTGGAAAACTGCCAGATCAATGAAGCCCCGATCCTTGGGCCGAAAGATGACGCTTATGAGTCAATGGCCGTGCCGTTTCGAAACATTGAAGATGTTTTGCTGATGAGCCTGGTAAGCGGCGGATTAAATTTTGAGATAGACCGGCTCGGGCAAACCATTGGCCACCACCAGGACCTTCATGAAAACAAAGACATCTTGTTTAAATTGGGGCACCTAAAATGCCAGACAGATGGGATGAATGCCCTTGCGGACAGGACGGCAGAAATATTTCTCGAAAATGAAAAGGATATGCGGCTAAGCAGCCTGCCGAGTTTTCTGCGCAGCCAGGCAAAAGAATTTCAACGGCAAATAAAAGAATTGACAGCGGATTTAGCGGGCTTTGCGGATCTGGCGGAACTGCCCATCGCCCGCGATATTGACGGCCTGCTCACCATCGGCCGGCAGGCCGCGCAAAACCGTATGATTAAAATGGGAGAAAAATTCGCTTCAGATGTCAAACAAGAACCTAAATCCGGCCGCCGCTCCACCTGAGCTTCGCCTTCAAAATATCAAAATAATTCTGGCCCGGAAAAGAAATGATATTTACCGGATGCGGGCTCTTGGCGATGTGGATCACATCCTGGTCATCAATGGCAAGCCCCACCTGACCGTCAAAAGTCAGCACAATATCGGAGGTTTTCTCCCCCAGCCGAAGTTTTATTTTATCATCATTGGGCACAATCATGCAGCGGTTGGTCAGGGTAAAGGGGCAGATCGGGGTGATAATGGTGCCCTGGACCGCCGGATGGATGACCGGCCCGCCGGCAGCCAGGGAATAGGCGGTGGATCCGGTGGGCGTGGCAATAATCAGCCCATCGCTTTTATAGGTGGTTAAATAATGGTCATTTATATAGGTTTCAATGTTGGCCAGCCGGGCGAGCGCCCCTTTGTTTATGACCACATCGTTTAAAACACTCTCACTGGCGATTGCCTCCCCGTTTCGAAAAACATCAACATGAAGCCGGCAC of Desulfobacterales bacterium contains these proteins:
- a CDS encoding four helix bundle protein produces the protein MTLGHGKLDVYRLSIGYVAWVYEKADSLNGVHRPARDQWLRASQSIPLNIAEGNGKTAEADRRRYFEIVRGSALECAAIQDVLVVGKALDKMESRNRKDELDRMAAMLSRLGGRGYQVREDQEVYSIDFDPDSDFDPDFDPDSEENESQP
- a CDS encoding class II aldolase/adducin family protein; the encoded protein is MTAPFDTCIERFVKNGLAAPKDVLMGVADPKPRWSRGTPDVLLLSPLLNGSSIRSLIKARPSEPYLSIIDYLVQTSQGTIYPRDCETRLFLHDLPVAEATDPAHLAELLKSRKAVILPGGEILAASPDELTKAYVTLSSVCFACFVKFFSDLRTARKTGKIKQTDREMLANVRRLLDPLPAFAGALKKGPFDSEETILAAICEAGRQVVDLRLVDSCFGNISYRSGDQLYISQSGTFLDSLEGGLTRCATDDPAHAPKNASSELPAHLGIIRQTGCRAILHGHPRFSVILSMDCDVRDCPYRGKCHRFCPYERKACGDIPIVSGEVGGGEYGLCHTVPSAICEAPGVIVYGHGVFTCDDTDFNGALAKLIDIERRCCLEYFTFMGMNI
- a CDS encoding MoxR family ATPase — its product is MIFKSVEDVQQKLEAVDYIPSREIATVVYLAVAAGKPILVEGPAGAGKTELARALSRCLNRDKIRLQCYEGLDEAKALYEWEYAKQLLYTQMIKEKINDLLADTGSIAEAVDRIAEQEDAFFSERFLLARPLLQAITAEHPVVLLIDEVDKSDPEFEAFLLELLSEFQVSIPEIGIQKARHIPLVILTSNNYRDMSDALKRRCIHLYIDYPHRELEKRIITLKIPGIEERLVDKLVDTINRIRDMDLKKRPCISETLDWAQALMILQAKDLSPEVLSDTLNVICKYQADTSLVRAHMDSLFQ
- a CDS encoding VWA domain-containing protein, with amino-acid sequence MLDLVLKFAAACREADLRVSTAELIDCTRQLELIDVLDENQFKAALRTNFAKSRREQKNFDRLYHLFFHEMRQDLKADPEHPEDGLLSKDLTELLDHMTERTADNPLDQAIMDFLAGDPIAYLKEIQRVENQTEAPRQRLKSNLGQLSSRLEIMLRLNKARGQIRELLKEDPDTSPSTRRRQAIDHLNQRLNTANRMLTEDTKPYNEALQQIKTHDIHYADLGEKPFGSLTAAEIQDMRDGIEQLVRRLKDAATRRYASRNKGILDVKKTLRYAGRFQGVPIELKFKNRPLRKAKIVTLCDVSGSVWSAARFMLNMIYSLQDCFSDVKSFAFVCFPTNITDIFEKNEVNRAIEKVMTDTDIPFDSLTDYGEVFHQFHRDHLHILNKRTTLIIVGDGRSNYHNPREKLLEEMRAKCRRVIWLNPEPEEFWGTGDSEMQTYKAYCHEVRACRNLNQLIDFIEDLVL
- a CDS encoding cytoplasmic protein, which produces MTKFALFVFNGDPMCFIHVLLNALDMKEKGNEAKIIIEGSATQLIPELAKSEHPMHQLWQKVNDGGLVAGACRACSNKMGTLKDAEAQGLFLLDDMSGHPGMAGYRADGYEIISF
- a CDS encoding TIGR00725 family protein, giving the protein MQIGVVGSWEDGLAPEIYQIAQRAGELIAGRGDVLFTGGSTGVMEAAMKGAKQAGGLTVGLIPSESKAAYVHLGAYIDIHIMTGLGELGKMAPLIHSVDGIIAIAGGAGTLVEISMAYISKKPVIMVPAAGHTTEAVGNMLVDGCLDYRKIQPIHIAPDAEAAVQMLYSRLTEKFIHKND
- a CDS encoding acyl-CoA dehydrogenase family protein; its protein translation is MTKLTNIENHYSRFGRNMVAGLPALTHKRPGFSGIWQKMAANQMFGLCLPKAFGGQGGNLKDLAGAASALVSAGGDIGIAMSWLIHEIISCRLIHAFGDGRQKKEMLPDLAAGKMTVSLAVSEPDIGAHPKYLQTEASCESGIWTLTGQKTYITNGPISERFIVMAKTGVTDGKNRYTAFLVHKDTPGLHIHDPMDLPFLKSCPHGGISLENCQINEAPILGPKDDAYESMAVPFRNIEDVLLMSLVSGGLNFEIDRLGQTIGHHQDLHENKDILFKLGHLKCQTDGMNALADRTAEIFLENEKDMRLSSLPSFLRSQAKEFQRQIKELTADLAGFADLAELPIARDIDGLLTIGRQAAQNRMIKMGEKFASDVKQEPKSGRRST
- a CDS encoding NAD(+)/NADH kinase, which translates into the protein MKRIGLYVKKDNRALKKADEFEQWLSGKGIGVIRKETFFPEYREDKEPVAKNGAPAGMDCVFVLGGDGTFLSASRWVGEQAVPLIGVKFGDIGFLAETVEEELYDAAEKILKNEYSLDQRCRLHVDVFRNGEAIASESVLNDVVINKGALARLANIETYINDHYLTTYKSDGLIIATPTGSTAYSLAAGGPVIHPAVQGTIITPICPFTLTNRCMIVPNDDKIKLRLGEKTSDIVLTFDGQVGLAIDDQDVIHIAKSPHPVNIISFPGQNYFDILKAKLRWSGGRI